A single window of Paenibacillus sp. SYP-B4298 DNA harbors:
- the metK gene encoding methionine adenosyltransferase translates to MSIKGRHLFTSESVTEGHPDKICDQISDAVLDAFLEVDPYARVACEVSVATGLVLVIGEISSRADYVDIPSIVRRTIKGIGYTRAKFGFDYSTCAVLTSLNEQSADIAQGVNAAIETRDGKDIRQENEDIGAGDQGLMFGFATNETPELMPLPIALSHRIARRLSEVRKNGTLNYLRPDGKTQVTIEYIDGKPVRVDAIVVSTQHAEEITLDQIQKDIREHVIKPAVPAEWLDEETKYYINPTGRFVIGGPQGDAGLTGRKIIVDTYGGYARHGGGAFSGKDPTKVDRSAAYAARYVAKNIVAAGLADKCEIQLAYAIGVATPVSINVDTYGTGKVAEEKLVEVIRNNFDLRPAGIIKMLDLRRPIYSQTAAYGHFGRTDVDLPWERVDKAGKLREEALSE, encoded by the coding sequence CCGTATTGGACGCTTTTCTGGAAGTTGATCCGTATGCCCGCGTAGCATGTGAAGTATCGGTAGCAACCGGTCTGGTGCTAGTTATAGGCGAGATCAGTAGCCGAGCGGATTATGTCGATATTCCATCCATTGTGCGTCGTACCATTAAGGGAATCGGCTATACCCGCGCCAAATTCGGGTTTGATTACAGCACCTGCGCTGTGCTTACATCGCTGAATGAGCAATCTGCAGACATTGCCCAAGGGGTGAACGCGGCGATTGAGACTCGCGACGGGAAGGATATTCGTCAAGAGAATGAAGATATCGGTGCTGGCGACCAAGGATTGATGTTTGGTTTTGCGACGAACGAGACACCAGAACTGATGCCGCTGCCCATTGCGCTCTCCCACCGGATTGCTCGGCGCTTGTCTGAAGTAAGGAAAAACGGCACGTTGAACTATCTCCGTCCAGACGGCAAAACCCAAGTCACGATCGAATATATCGACGGGAAGCCGGTTCGAGTGGATGCGATTGTTGTATCTACCCAGCATGCGGAAGAGATTACGCTGGATCAGATCCAAAAGGATATTCGCGAGCATGTCATTAAGCCTGCGGTACCGGCAGAGTGGCTGGATGAAGAGACCAAGTATTATATTAACCCGACAGGACGTTTTGTTATTGGCGGCCCTCAAGGCGACGCTGGCCTGACAGGACGCAAAATTATTGTCGATACCTACGGCGGATATGCCCGTCATGGCGGCGGTGCTTTCTCCGGCAAGGACCCAACAAAGGTTGACCGCTCTGCGGCATATGCAGCACGGTATGTGGCGAAGAATATCGTAGCAGCGGGGCTTGCAGACAAATGCGAGATTCAATTGGCTTATGCTATCGGTGTAGCGACCCCGGTGTCTATTAACGTCGATACGTATGGCACAGGCAAGGTGGCAGAGGAGAAGCTGGTTGAAGTCATTCGCAACAATTTTGATCTACGGCCGGCAGGTATCATTAAGATGCTGGATCTACGCCGCCCGATCTATAGTCAGACTGCAGCTTACGGTCATTTTGGCCGAACGGATGTCGATTTGCCTTGGGAGCGTGTGGACAAGGCAGGCAAGCTGAGAGAAGAAGCATTAAGCGAATAG